In Macadamia integrifolia cultivar HAES 741 chromosome 13, SCU_Mint_v3, whole genome shotgun sequence, one DNA window encodes the following:
- the LOC122059909 gene encoding uncharacterized protein LOC122059909 gives MGRGGCINGQPDTNLYASPVPLIGLYIAGVTLVCFFCMTFDLVHAFIRKKPFVPCKLFPMNSFTLTVLAVATKIPFDLTTSMPRAEDQLSKLTGTALLCTSLGFYMPSLGTMGTSERLGNMATLSVTVITMVVNVCVQMGTGVIYAFTVEHIIIMVCTLLLLLFMWSSAIAFRGQRERWGPYFRSRMSEDTESAKKGVQGLKKLLVKDHVINYTGNPQTLLCETPHHNVFGLLCGLSSAVVIEAMLRSFALKNMSRTYCSNSGVSDYGWSIPIMIVVQLLTIAVGTFSIIYRWLSFFNHTGKDNLNEYIDFFNPGLELEYLKWKTLPFRLLSNRRKLFHVFRTAKNFIMDVLMGLQIVLFRCSVSFVGIPMYSVKRILKFIIFDPFYRIFFHDQHDKDDIQKMLEEMSIEGTSQEILDCALSCVCGITFEKWIVEMGMEDMLRWRNTHKRDSPTQLIQLISNKCPASASASTSKSECFLFIRKLEAIGKEFLKGKKVTDYKYRVSCVSVLVLSGMFAELMPPPSSSSSSSSSRSSRESILQILNESFEMIYYIDQRTTDTPSVHDKTRWTAAKDVWVQWDNPHHWFRTKIISRAFKKKSKEYSELDPLHHALRDANEVRKQSVFVEGIRDGWLFVEKHEALVGTEFLIILEFLLQELQSDPDKDVFDFLEKCFAEMLYFFLSGLPRAILKEIDVDEPTEIGEERVKKAFKFFCKLEQLENTIEWSWPAEKFEPESQANDVVHSNSSLVVAAPDCIYSEVEAPNVSNAVVVDRKVGNSDVSLAVVAATCAAEEDEEDDDDDDEIKEIGSDEIV, from the coding sequence atGGGCAGAGGAGGGTGTATCAATGGACAACCGGATACAAATTTGTATGCTTCACCTGTGCCTTTGATTGGCCTTTACATCGCAGGTGTAACATTGGTATGCTTCTTTTGTATGACTTTTGATTTGGTGCATGCATTTATTCGGAAGAAACCATTCGTTCCATGTAAGTTGTTTCCTATGAACTCATTCACTCTGACGGTACTGGCAGTAGCTACAAAAATCCCATTTGATCTGACCACATCCATGCCTAGAGCTGAGGATCAACTCTCCAAGCTCACGGGCACAGCATTGTTGTGCACCTCACTCGGGTTTTATATGCCCTCGTTGGGGACTATGGGCACATCCGAACGCCTTGGCAATATGGCAACATTGAGCGTGACGGTGATTACTATGGTTGTTAACGTGTGTGTACAAATGGGCACGGGTGTGATCTATGCTTTTACAGTAGAACACATTATTATCATGGTCTGCACCTTATTATTGCTTTTGTTCATGTGGTCATCTGCTATAGCGTTTAGAGGCCAAAGAGAGCGTTGGGGACCTTATTTCAGATCTAGAATGTCTGAAGACACAGAAAGTGCAAAAAAGGGTGTACAGGGATTGAAAAAACTATTGGTGAAGGACCATGTAATCAATTATACAGGAAACCCTCAGACATTGTTATGTGAAACTCCACATCATAACGTTTTTGGGTTACTATGTGGCCTTTCTTCAGCAGTTGTGATAGAAGCCATGTTGAGGTCATTTGCCCTTAAAAATATGAGTAGGACATATTGCAGTAATAGTGGTGTTTCTGACTATGGTTGGTCGATTCCCATCATGATTGTGGTCCAATTACTAACCATTGCAGTGGGAACTTTTTCCATCATCTATAGATGgctttcttttttcaatcaCACTGGCAAGGATAATCTGAATGAATATATAGATTTCTTTAATCCAGGACTAGAATTAGAATATCTGAAGTGGAAGACCTTACCTTTTAGGCTCCTCAGCAATAGAAGAAAACTCTTTCATGTGTTTCGAACCGCCAAAAACTTTATCATGGATGTGCTTATGGGCCTCCAAATCGTGTTGTTCCGTTGCAGCGTGTCGTTCGTAGGGATCCCAATGTACAGTGTCAAGAGAATCttgaaatttataatttttgatCCATTTTATCGTATCTTCTTCCATGATCAGCATGATAAGGATGATATTCAAAAAATGTTAGAAGAAATGTCAATTGAAGGCACGTCTCAAGAAATACTGGACTGTGCATTATCATGTGTATGTGGGATCACTTTCGAAAAATGGATAGTTGAAATGGGGATGGAAGACATGCTGAGATGGAGAAATACACATAAGAGGGACAGTCCGACTCAGCTCATCCAATTAATATCTAATAAATGtcctgcttctgcttctgcttctacTTCTAAATCAGAATGTTTCCTCTTCATAAGAAAATTAGAAGCTATTGGGAAAGAATTTTTAAAGGGGAAGAAAGTTACTGACTACAAGTACAGAGTTTCGTGCGTATCAGTGTTGGTCCTTTCAGGAATGTTTGCAGAATTGATGccacctccatcttcttcttcttcttcttcttcttcccgtAGTAGTAGGGAATCTATATTGCAGATCTTAAACGAGTCATTTGAAATGATTTATTACATCGACCAGAGGACCACCGATACTCCCAGCGTGCACGATAAAACAAGATGGACAGCAGCAAAGGATGTATGGGTACAATGGGACAATCCCCACCATTGGTTCCGAACTAAGATCATCTCGCGTGCATTCAAGAAGAAATCCAAGGAATATTCTGAGTTAGATCCGCTACATCATGCCCTTAGGGATGCCAATGAAGTTAGAAAACAATCCGTTTTTGTTGAGGGAATAAGAGATGGTTGGTTATTTGTTGAAAAGCACGAGGCTCTGGTTGGAACTGAATTTCTAATCATTTTGGAATTCTTACTACAAGAGCTGCAGTCTGATCCGGATAAAGATGTATTTGATTTCTTAGAAAAGTGTTTTGCAGAGATGCTCTATTTTTTCCTCTCTGGCCTCCCACGGGCCATACTGAAGGAGATCGATGTAGATGAACCAACTGAAATAGGTGAAGAAAGAGTGAAAAAAGCCTTCAAGTTCTTTTGTAAACTTGAGCAATTAGAGAACACAATCGAATGGTCATGGCCAGCTGAGAAATTTGAACCTGAAAGTCAAGCAAATGATGTTGTCCACTCTAATTCTTCTCTTGTAGTTGCGGCTCCTGATTGTATTTATTCAGAAGTTGAGGCACCTAACGTATCAAACGCCGTTGTCGTTGATAGAAAGGTTGGCAATAGTGATGTTTCCCttgctgttgttgctgctaCTTGTGCtgcagaggaagatgaagaagacgacgatgatgatgatgaaattaAAGAAATTGGGTCTGACGAGATTGTTTGA
- the LOC122060176 gene encoding uncharacterized protein LOC122060176, which translates to MGRGGCMNGELDTTLYSSPVPLIGLYIAAGTLVCFFCMTFDLVYAFIQKKPFVPCKLFPMNSFTLTVLAVATKIPLDLTTSMPRAEDQLSKLMGTALLCTALGFYIPSLGTMGTSERFGNMAALSVMVITMVANVCIQMGTRVIFAFTIEHIIIMVCLLVLLLFMWSSAIAFRGQTDDWGSYFRSEISKDIENAKKGPQGLRKLLVKLHVINYTGNPQTLLCETTHHHVFCLLCALSSAVVLQAMIRSFALKNMRLYCSASDYGWSIPIMIVAQLLTIVVGTFSIIYRWFSFFSHSNKSDLHAHKDFHFYQPERELEYLKLKTLPFRFFSSRKKLSNICLVAKKIIMNVLMRTQIVLYDCSGFFIGFPIYTVKTFLRFIIPFDRIFFHEHTEDKDIEIILEEISIFDMSELEDIALSSLCRYPFKEWIVKMGIKDMMRWRNTDNWDRPTHLIQLISKCPTSGSASKSERSLLLIKKLEAIGKEVLRRKEAIGYRFEYEYRVSCVSVLVLSGMLAELMPSSSRRESLLQSLSESFETIYYVDQRTTDTPSVDDKRRWTAAKDVWAQWGNPHHWFQTKIISSAFKKKFKEYSKLDQLHHAIGDAYDAIEKTISIASIQRGSSLAKKHMALIGTELQIICTFILQEQQQEQFESAEDVFDLLEKCFAEMLYFSLSGLPKAILKDIDEDDPTEIGEGRVKKAWKFLCKLELLGDTIEWSWPLRFEPESQANVVHSDSPPVVALDYGYSEVEANVSNVIDGEVCNSDVSLAATACAVEEEDDDDEIKEIGSDEIV; encoded by the coding sequence ATGGGCAGAGGAGGATGCATGAATGGAGAACTGGATACAACATTGTATAGTTCACCCGTTCCTTTGATTGGCCTCTACATCGCTGCTGGAACATTGGTATGCTTCTTTTGCATGACTTTTGATTTGGTGTATGCATTTATTCAGAAGAAACCATTTGTTCCATGTAAACTGTTTCCTATGAACTCATTTACTCTGACGGTGCTGGCAGTAGCCACAAAAATCCCACTTGATCTTACCACATCCATGCCTAGAGCTGAGGATCAGCTCTCCAAGCTCATGGGCACTGCATTGTTGTGCACCGCACTTGGGTTTTATATTCCATCACTGGGGACTATGGGCACATCCGAACGCTTCGGCAACATGGCAGCATTGAGTGTGATGGTGATTACCATGGTTGCTAATGTGTGTATACAAATGGGCACAAGAGTGATCTTTGCCTTCACAATAGAACACATCATCATCATGGTCTGCCTCTTAGTACTGCTTTTGTTTATGTGGTCATCTGCTATTGCATTTAGAGGCCAAACAGATGATTGGGGATCTTACTTTAGATCTGAAATATCAAAAGATatagaaaatgcaaaaaagGGTCCACAGGGATtaagaaaactattggtgaagCTCCATGTAATCAACTATACGGGCAACCCTCAAACATTGTTATGTGAAACTACACATCATCATGTGTTTTGCTTACTGTGTGCCCTTTCTTCAGCAGTTGTCTTACAAGCCATGATAAGGTCATTTGCCCTGAAAAACATGAGGTTATATTGCAGTGCTTCTGACTACGGATGGTCAATTCCCATCATGATTGTAGCTCAATTACTAACCATTGTAGTGGGAACTTTTTCCATCATTTATAGATGGTTTTCATTCTTCAGCCACTCTAACAAGAGTGATCTCCATGCACATaaagattttcatttttatcagCCAGAAAGAGAATTAGAATATCTGAAGTTGAAGACCTTACCTTTTAGATTCTTCAGCAGCAGGAAAAAACTCTCTAATATATGTCTAGTTGCCAAAAAAATTATCATGAATGTGCTTATGCGCACTCAAATCGTGTTATACGATTGCAGCGGTTTCTTCATTGGGTTCCCAATTTATACTGTCAAGACATTCTTGAGATTCATAATTCCATTTGATCGTATCTTCTTCCATGAGCACACAGAAGATAAGGATATTGAAATTATATTagaagaaatttcaatttttgacaTGTCAGAATTAGAGGATATTGCATTATCATCTCTGTGTCGCTACCCTTTCAAAGAATGGATTGTAAAAATGGGCATCAAAGAcatgatgagatggagaaatACAGATAACTGGGACCGTCCAACTCATCTCATCCAATTAATATCCAAATGTCCTACTTCTGGTTCTGCTTCTAAATCAGAACGTTCCCTCTTgctcataaaaaaattagaagctatAGGCAAAGAAGTTTTACGGAGAAAGGAAGCAATTGGCTACCGATTCGAATATGAATACAGAGTTTCATGTGTATCAGTGTTGGTCCTTTCAGGAATGCTTGCAGAATTGATGCCATCTTCTTCCCGTAGGGAATCTCTATTACAGAGCTTAAGTGAGTCATTTGAAACAATTTATTATGTAGATCAGAGGACCACAGATACTCCTAGCGTGGACGATAAAAGAAGATGGACAGCAGCAAAGGATGTGTGGGCACAATGGGGGAATCCTCATCATTGGTTCCAAACTAAGATCATCTCAAGTGCATtcaagaagaaattcaaggaatATTCCAAGTTAGATCAGCTACATCATGCCATTGGGGATGCCTATGATGCTATAGAAAAAACCATTTCCATTGCTAGTATACAACGTGGTTCGTCATTGGCTAAAAAGCACATGGCTCTGATTGGAACTGAATTGCAAATCATTTGTACATTTATACTACAAGAGCAGCAACAGGAGCAGTTTGAATCAGCTGAGGATGTATTTGATTTATTAGAGAAGTGTTTTGCTGAGATGCTCTATTTTAGCCTCTCTGGTCTCCCAAAGGCCATACTGAAGGATATCGATGAAGATGATCCAACTGAAATAGGTGAAGGAAGAGTGAAAAAAGCCTGGAAGTTCCTTTGTAAACTTGAGCTGTTAGGAGACACAATTGAATGGTCATGGCCATTGAGATTTGAACCTGAAAGTCAAGCAAATGTTGTCCACTCTGACTCTCCTCCTGTAGTTGCTCTTGATTATGGTTATTCAGAAGTTGAAGCTAATGTCTCAAATGTCATTGATGGTGAGGTTTGCAATAGTGATGTTTCCCTTGCTGCTACTGCTTGTgctgtagaagaagaagatgatgatgatgaaattaAAGAAATT